The genomic region GAACCTGCGAGACGTTGCCGTCAACACGCTTTCCAGGCGTGCGCCTTAAACCACTCGGCCACCTCTCCATAAAAAAATTTAACTTAGCTTAGCAGCTAATAATAAAAAAGCCATATTATTACTAAATAATACGGCTTGATTATATTTTTGAAAAATGAAATTTATTCAACTATTTCATTATCATTAAAAAAGAATGCAATCTCAATAGCTGCGTTTTCTGCTGAGTCAGAACCATGTACAGAATTAGCTTCAATTGATTCAGCAAAATCTTTTCTAATAGTACCAGCGTCAGCTTCTGCTGGGTTAGTAGCGCCCATTACCTTACGGTTTAAAGCAACCGCTTCTTCACCCTGTAAAACTTGAACTACAACAGGTGCTGAAGTCATAAATTCAACCAAGCTGTTGTAAAAAGGTCTTTCGTTATGCACAGCATAAAATTCTTCAGCTTGAGCCTTAGTTAATTGAAGTCTTTTTTGTGCGATAATAGCAAGACCTGCAGCTTCTAAATATGAGTTAATTTTACCTGTAAGGTTTCTTTTAGTTGCATCAGGTTTGATAATAGAAAATGTTCTTTGTATAGCCATAATAAATATAAATTAATTTTGTGTCTGCTTTATAATCAAGAAGATTGAGCTGGTCAAGCATTCAGTTGTAACAATAGCATAACTATTTATAGTTAGTTATTTACAAAATTAGGAATCTGAGCAATAATATTTGCCAATTCAATATTATTATGATGTTCAGCCAAAGTGAAAAATTAATAGCATTTAGGTTTTTTTGCTCCAAAAGAAAAGAAAAATTTATCTCAGTTAATACAGTTTTTGCCTTTTTAGGTATAACCCTTGGCGTGGCAACC from Alphaproteobacteria bacterium harbors:
- the ndk gene encoding nucleoside-diphosphate kinase, whose translation is MAIQRTFSIIKPDATKRNLTGKINSYLEAAGLAIIAQKRLQLTKAQAEEFYAVHNERPFYNSLVEFMTSAPVVVQVLQGEEAVALNRKVMGATNPAEADAGTIRKDFAESIEANSVHGSDSAENAAIEIAFFFNDNEIVE